In Scophthalmus maximus strain ysfricsl-2021 chromosome 5, ASM2237912v1, whole genome shotgun sequence, a single window of DNA contains:
- the adcy2b gene encoding adenylate cyclase type 2b isoform X4 translates to MWQEALWTRGRYLLEKSDGGEGAEGPEGLGDGCPGFQGDMCVEGEKPQDWLYESYYRMSQQHPLIVFLLLIVMGTCFSLLAVFFASGLVSFFLFIVFVVYTMLPFSMRGAIIASGVTCLSHTVTLSICLANTVPHLEPLVWQILANVIIFTCGNLAGAYHKHLMDLALKQTYQDTCNCIKSPIKLEFEKHQQERLLLSLLPAHIARVMKAEIIQRLQGPNFGRTESTNNFHNLYVQRHTNVSILYADIVGFTRLASDCSPGELVHMLNELFGKFDQIAKENECMRIKILGDCYYCVSGLPESLPHHARNCVKMGLDMCEAIKKVRDATGVDINMRVGVHSGNVLCGVIGLRKWQYDVWSHDVTLANHMEAGGVPGRVHISSVTLEHLKGSYKVEPGDGQSRDSYLKEHGVVTYLVINPKTERHSPLLGVRSRPSLDSGKMRASVRMTRYLESWGAAKPFANLHHRDSMTTDNGKIITTDVPMGQYHFQRRERSKSQRRRFEEELNERMIRTIDGINSQKQWLKSEDIQRISLFFHNKALEKEYRSTTLPAFKYYVTCACLIFCCIFIVQVLVLPKTAVLGISFGLTFLLLSLILLLCFAGHILVHLHQGRKGSLCSLTWFPTSSRIIVTNNPWLRLVLTMTTTAVILVMAVFNMFFVEDPGGSVEDVLTTTPPEVLTTYPPVVAIITPLVNRSNDSLFDYHEENIGENRFYLPYFIYCCILGLVSCSVFLRINYELKMVVMLVAVVIYNIIILQTHASLLDGFSKALYPTNELDRPGVLKDLKTMGSVSLFIFFVTLLVLARQNEYYCRLDFLWRDKFKRECEEIETMENLNRVLLENVLPAHVAEHFLGRNWKNEDLYHQSYESVCVMFASIPDFKEFYTESDVNKEGLECLRLLNEIIADFDELLSKPKFSGVEKIKTIGSTYMAATGLNVTPGPECAQEHDRQYMHIGTMVEFAFALVGKLDVINKHSFNDFRLRIGINHGPVIAGVIGAQKPQYDIWGNSVNVASRMETTGVLGKIQVTEETSHILTTLGYMCSCRGVINVKGKGELTTYFVHTEMTRSLSQGTMMP, encoded by the exons GTGTCTTTCTTCCTGTTCATCGTGTTCGTCGTCTACACCATGCTGCCCTTCTCCATGAGAGGGGCCATAATCGCCAGCGGCGTCACCTGTCTGTCGCACACTGTCACCCTCAGCATCTGTCTGGCCAACACAGTCCCACATCTGGAGCCGCTGGTCTGGCAG atcTTAGCCAACGTGATAATCTTCACCTGTGGCAACCTGGCCGGGGCGTACCACAAGCATTTGATGGACCTGGCTCTCAAACAGACCTACCAAGACACCTGCAACTGCATCAAGTCTCCCATCAAGCTGGAGTTTGAGAAGCACCAACAG gagCGTTTACTCTTATCCTTACTGCCGGCTCACATAGCCAGAGTGATGAAGGCCGAGATCATCCAGAGGCTGCAGGGACCCAACTTTGGGCGAACTGAGAGCACCAACAACTTCCACAACCTCTACGTGCAGCGGCACACCAATGTCAG CATCCTGTACGCCGACATCGTGGGCTTCACCAGGCTGGCAAGTGACTGCTCTCCAGGTGAACTCGTGCATATGCTGAATGAACTGTTCGGCAAGTTTGACCAGATTGCCAAG gaaAACGAATGCATGCGAATCAAGATCCTGGGAGATTGTTACTACTGTGTGTCTGGTCTGCCCGAGTCTCTGCCTCACCACGCCAGGAACTGCGTGAAGATGGGCTTGGATATGTGTGAGGCCATCAA GAAGGTCCGAGATGCCACTGGAGTCGACATCAACATGCGTGTTGGCGTTCACTCCGGGAACGTCCTCTGTGGTGTGATCGGCCTCCGCAAGTGGCAGTATGACGTGTGGTCCCATGATGTGACGCTAGCCAATCATATGGAGGCAGGAGGTGTTCCAGG GAGGGTCCACATCTCCTCGGTGACATTGGAGCATCTGAAGGGCTCATACAAGGTGGAGCCTGGAGATGGACAGAGCCGAGACTCCTACCTGAAGGAACACGGAGTGGTCACGTACCTGGTCATCAACCCCAAG ACTGAGAGACACAGCCCTTTGCTGGGAGTGCGCTCTCGTCCCTCTCTGGACAGCGGAAAGATGAGGGCGTCCGTCAGGATGACCCGTTACCTGGAGTCCTGGGGAGCTGCCAAGCCCTTCGCCAACCTCCACCACCGAGACAGCATGACCACGGACAACGGCAAGATCATCACTACA GACGTTCCAATGGGGCAGTATCACTTCCAACGGCGAGAAAG GTCCAAATCTCAGCGGAGGAGGTTTGAGGAGGAACTCAACGAGCGAATGATTCGCACCATTGACGGCATCAACTCACAGAA ACAGTGGCTAAAGTCTGAGGACATCCAGAGGATCTCATTGTTCTTTCACAACAAAGCCCTGGAGAAGGAG TACAGATCCACGACATTACCAGCCTTCAAGTATTACGTTACCTGCGCCTGCCTCATATTCTGCTGTATATTCATCGTGCAGGTCCTCGTCTTGCCCAA aacTGCAGTGCTGGGGATCTCCTTTGGCCTGACATTCCTGCTGCTGTCTTTGATCCTGCTCCTTTGTTTTGCTGGACACATTCTGGTGCATTTGCAT CAGGGGAGGAAGGGGTCCCTGTGCTCGCTCACCTGGTTCCCCACCTCCTCCCGCATCATCGTCACCAACAATCCCTGGCTGCGTTTGGTCCTCACCATGACGACCACTGCTGTCATACTGGTGATGGCGGTTTTCAATATG TTCTTTGTGGAGGATCCTGGAGGATCTGTGGAGGACGTCCTGACGACTACTCCACCTGAGGTCCTGACAACTTACCCACCTGTGGTGGCAATCATCACTCCTCTTGTGAATCGAAGTAATGACAGCCTGTTTGACTACCATGAAGAAAACATAGGAGAAAACAGATTTTATCTGCCA tACTTCATATACTGCTGTATTCTGGGCCTGGTCTCGTGTTCAGTGTTCCTGAGGATCAACTATGAGCTGAAGATGGTTGTGATGCTGGTCGCCGTGGTGATCtacaacatcatcatcctccaGACTCATGCCTCTTTGCTGGATGGCTTTAGCAAAGCGCTGTACCCCACAAATGAACTGGATAG accAGGAGTCCTAAAGGATCTTAAGACGATGGGCTCCGTatctcttttcatcttttttgtcaCACTGCTGGTGTTGGCCAGGCAG AATGAATATTACTGTAGGTTGGACTTCCTGTGGAGGGACAAGTTCAAGAGGGAGTGTGAGGAGATCGAAACCATGGAGAATCTCAACCGGGTTCTGCTGGAGAACGTTTTACCCGCCCACGTTGCTGAACACTTCCTGGGACGCAACTGGAAAAATGAG GACCTTTATCATCAGTCATACGAGTCGGTGTGCGTGATGTTCGCCTCCATCCCAGACTTCAAAGAGTTCTACACGGAGTCCGATGTCAATAAGGAAGGACTCGAGTGCCTCCGTCTCCTCAACGAGATCATAGCAGACTTCGACGAG CTGCTGTCCAAGCCAAAGTTCAGCGGAGTGGAGAAGATAAAGACCATCGGTAGCACCTACATGGCTGCAACTGGGCTCAATGTGACGCCCGGACCAGAGTGCGCACAG GAACATGACAGACAGTACATGCACATTGGCACAATGGTGGAGTTTGCGTTCGCTCTCGTTGGGAAGCTAGACGTCATCAACAAACACTCCTTCAACGACTTCAGACTCAGAATTG GAATAAACCACGGCCCAGTGATTGCAGGAGTTATCGGGGCCCAGAAGCCTCAGTATGACATCTGGGGAAATAGTGTAAACGTGGCCAGTAGGATGGAGACCACGGGGGTCCTGGGCAAAATACAG GTAACAGAGGAGACGAGTCACATCTTAACAACGTTAGGGTACATGTGCTCATGTCGCGGCGTCATCAACGTGAAGGGCAAAGGAGAGCTGACGACCTACTTTGTTCACACGGAGATGACCCGATCGCTGTCACAAGGGACCATGATGCCTTGA